In Hydrogenispora ethanolica, a single genomic region encodes these proteins:
- a CDS encoding sensor histidine kinase — MFRKLRLQFIFTNLAIITALFVSLTIGVYILLQIKMISHAEFFSKRLATLIKSGTVPEFPPFDQRPPQPGRERPFDPFKPPQSFGFPKPPEAFGLLKQRDPSGLEKRIRILAPPVRLLEPFGPKPPAKRPLAPVFFVKTGPAGNMIQSPGMEPLLAEFSGTVQKIMGARKESGTVAFSRSSYYYYRTALAKGAGSVIIFQDLRQDKNIQQSLVVSLIVTGVIFLVLSLAGSLFMAQRAIAPIQKAWQQQKDFLADASHELRTPLAIIQTNLDVVFSNPRETVAEQMDWLNNINEELQQMTGLVSQLLLLARIDSHQYVLEKRNFPLDHVVARVAESFGPLAAAKQIRLETESGGPALCHGDESHLRRVIENLLDNAIRHTAAGGSIRIALRPAGKSLQLSIADSGEGIPPEHLEKIFDRFHQVDASRSKGKAGLGLAIAKQIIANHGGTIRVASAVGVGTTFTIQLPAAKENGA; from the coding sequence ATGTTTCGTAAACTGCGACTCCAATTCATCTTCACCAATCTGGCCATCATTACCGCGCTGTTTGTCTCGCTCACCATCGGAGTTTATATTTTGCTGCAGATCAAAATGATCAGCCACGCCGAATTTTTTTCGAAACGGCTGGCTACGCTCATCAAATCCGGCACCGTGCCGGAATTTCCCCCCTTTGACCAGCGGCCTCCCCAGCCCGGCCGGGAGCGGCCTTTTGATCCGTTTAAACCGCCGCAATCTTTCGGCTTTCCCAAACCGCCGGAAGCTTTCGGCCTTCTCAAACAGCGGGACCCGTCCGGACTGGAGAAGCGGATCCGGATTCTGGCGCCGCCGGTCCGGCTACTGGAACCTTTCGGTCCCAAGCCCCCCGCTAAGCGGCCTTTGGCGCCGGTCTTTTTCGTTAAGACCGGACCCGCCGGGAATATGATTCAGTCCCCCGGAATGGAGCCGCTGCTAGCGGAGTTCTCCGGGACGGTGCAAAAGATCATGGGGGCGCGTAAAGAGAGCGGGACCGTCGCTTTCTCCCGTTCCAGCTATTATTACTACCGGACCGCCCTCGCCAAGGGGGCGGGATCGGTCATCATCTTTCAGGACCTGAGGCAGGACAAGAATATCCAGCAGTCGCTGGTGGTCTCGCTGATCGTCACCGGAGTCATCTTTCTTGTGCTGTCGCTGGCCGGCAGCCTCTTTATGGCCCAGCGGGCGATCGCTCCCATCCAAAAGGCCTGGCAACAGCAGAAAGATTTTCTGGCGGACGCCTCGCACGAATTGCGGACCCCGCTGGCCATTATCCAGACCAATCTGGACGTGGTCTTCAGCAACCCCCGGGAGACCGTGGCCGAACAGATGGATTGGCTGAACAATATCAACGAAGAGCTGCAACAGATGACCGGCTTGGTTTCGCAGCTGTTGCTCCTGGCGCGGATCGATTCGCACCAGTATGTGTTGGAGAAACGGAATTTTCCCCTGGACCACGTCGTCGCCAGAGTGGCCGAATCCTTCGGGCCTTTGGCAGCTGCCAAGCAGATCCGGCTCGAAACCGAGAGCGGCGGTCCGGCGCTATGCCATGGCGACGAATCCCATCTGCGGCGGGTGATTGAGAATCTGCTCGACAACGCCATCCGCCATACCGCCGCCGGCGGCAGCATCCGGATCGCGCTGCGCCCGGCCGGGAAAAGCCTCCAGTTGAGCATCGCCGACAGCGGCGAAGGGATCCCCCCCGAACACCTGGAGAAGATCTTTGACCGCTTTCACCAAGTGGACGCCTCTCGCTCCAAAGGGAAAGCCGGCTTGGGACTGGCCATCGCCAAGCAGATCATCGCCAACCACGGCGGTACGATCCGCGTCGCCAGCGCCGTCGGGGTGGGCACGACCTTCACCATCCAATTGCCCGCAGCCAAAGAGAACGGCGCTTGA